In Phyllopteryx taeniolatus isolate TA_2022b chromosome 5, UOR_Ptae_1.2, whole genome shotgun sequence, the DNA window CAAGTACTTCTTACTCGTAGTTAGTTGTAATAACAGACTTATTAATGCAGAACTCAGTGAGATCAAATCAACTGGATTTATAAGGTACAATTGCATATCCCCTGACACTCACCTGCAGTGTGCTGAAAACTATTTGGGTGCCAGGCATTTTTGTTGCGTTGGACATTTCCACGTTTCATAGGCAGCTCAACGACATCTGAGAAAGGCCCGTCTCCCACCTGGTTGGAGGCAGATATCTTCACCAGGTAGACATTCCCTGGTTGGAGCCTCTCCAGAAGCGCCATTGTATGGCTTCCTGTTCGTGGTAGAACAAGCAGGCAATTAGGGCccgtaatacaaaaaaaaaaaaagattttaatgaAAAAGTACCAATACTAGTGAGGCAAAGACAGCACACAAGCATCTGAACACATGTAGCAGTATGTCCAAAGTATTTGGTGAAATTACTGAAAGTCCATATTAGTGAACGTCAATGTGATTGTTTAACAAAAGaggatttttgtatttcattttggtGAAAATTGAGCTAACCAAATCTCACATTCTCACATTTTTTTGTCGACATATTATCATACTCTCAACATAGTTATCACATAGTATTACTGAATGCTACAACCATGTTGAAAACCATGGCTCATGCAGTACAGTGGACCACCGCATATTTGCGATTCAGCACCCGCGGATTCACCAATTCGCTGATTTTTTATATATTcttttcataataaaaataaataaattgggtCGGGGAGCTTACCCCCTGTTTTTTGGGCAAAATGCATTTTGGCGCTATATCCCCAATTAttcagaatttttgggggggttaaaatgttttgtttgttgttttgtctagTGCACTGCTCACCCTCTCTTTGAATTATTTGCCAGCTTCCAGCCCTCCAGGATGTTTGGGAAGCATAGAGTATGGTGTAGTGTGTGACCACGACATTGGGCTCAGAGGGTTCCTTCCAGGATACCAATGCCGTGTCGTCCTCGATCAGAGTTACTCTCACGCCTGTAGGTGGTCGTCTGGGGGCTGTGGGATAAAGCCATAATGAACAATTAATATATCTAAGGTAAATTAACATGAATACGTATGGTAAAGTGAATAGAATTAGATGTTTGTAAtgcacataaaaaataaaaaaaaactacactgtACAGTGAATATGGCTGACAATTTGATCACCTGCTGGTTGTGTACGATGGTAAACCACATGGCTCCAAGTGCTCGACATCTGATCCACGTGAAGACGTACCGCGAACTCATAGCGAGTGTTTGGATCTAAATTTTGCACTGTCACATTCTCTTTGGTACTgtggaaaagaaacaaaattgtcaccCAAAAGCCAGAAGACATTATATTCAGCAAACACAGTTAATAGCATACCACAGTGCACCAAAATGTATATGAACTACTTATTTGATCTATTCCTGTGAAAGACATACAGTGTGTTTTGGAATGATATCTTACGTTTGGAGGTAGCGTACAGCAGAGGCGTTGTGCATGCCCACAATCATGTAGCGAACAGTGTAGCTGATCGCCTTCCTAGAGGGGAAAGTGGGACGGTTCCAGCGTAAGGACACTTCAGAGGAATTGTTGGCCAAGACAGTCACACGATCTGGAGATGGAGGGGTGGCTGCCATTTGGTCCCTAGCAGCTATATAATGCCAAGGAAATAACATAagtataaatgtaaacaagtgCGATTCCAAAGGAGAAACATACTTACAGACACATCCAGGAGTACTGATGGCTTGGTCTGTCTCATAGCCATCTCCAGCTTGACTAAGAGCCAGGATCTTGATATGATATCTTCTCCTAGGATCTGGAAGACATATACGTCAGCTTTTTAGCCCGGAGGATTATCATTAAATTACCAAAAGCGGAGCCAAACAAATATTTGCCGCATATTTCAAAGATGGTAGACAGAAGTATATTAGGAATAACACTCGGGGGTCATAACTGACCATCCCCCAGTGCATGGACAAAGCATGGCCTCCTGTGTCACCCCAACCTCTAGTTATCAATATAATTATCATGTGACAAGAGCATGAGAAACCAACCCCCTAAAATGTGTCGCTATGATCAATAATCAAACTTGCCGACATTTGAAAATCgaaatagaaatacaaaaatagaaaaataaaatgcataaatacatatagaaaaaaagaaataaatgttttaaaaatatattacaaaaaagaatacattcaCTCCAATCCATCTAAAACAACTAAACATTGTTGAATGATGCTTTGGAAATATAAGTACAAACTTAAAGACTTCAAAAAGATCAGTTTTCAACATGAAATTACACAATTTGTGTTTTAACCTAAATAGCTACCATTGCCTCAGCTCCTAAATCAGGACATTTTAGGGAGTGTTAAGATTAGTTTTATGCCTCCGGTGTGAAAGGTCAGCTTATGGGTATTGACCATGGAAGGCGGGTGTCCAGGTCTGATGTGGGGGTTGGGCCGCGGGGCAGCCTTCAGCTGCTGGGAGCCGAGGCCCATGGGACCCGGGGGGCTTGACCGGGGTCAGGCCAAGATAGAACAGACAGAATCTGGGCGCAGGACTCTAGGATGGGAGAGGGGCCCCTTTTGTTTCCCCTCTCACACTCTTCCTCCTGTCCTTGTTATAGCCATCAACTTGAAGCAAACATGACTCAAAAACAGGTGTTGTGCACtgctattatatatattatatataatataagtaAAGAGTTTACATTTTGAGCCTGTTTGAATTTCAAAAGGGGATAAATGCAGTAtctgtgttttgtattttaacataTAAAGTAGGAAAGAGGAATCAAAAATTTTGCTAGGTGACTCACAGAAAGCTGAATTATATTTTAATCAGTATGACTCAGCTTTGTTGCATATTGATTATTGGAGGTTATTTACATGGACAGCACAGACAAGCAGTGAGAGCAGGGTACTAATCCAAGATTGCTGTCTCATGGCTAAAGGTCAGTGGTCCTGTCCAGTTCTGACCAATCCCGAGGGTCTGTTGCGTGTGTGTCGGGGTCCAGCTAAAAGGGGGAGGCGGCCAGAATCTGGTAAGGCAGGTCTGGCCCTGAGCATAACACAATAGCCCGGGGTAATTATGCAAGTGACTCGAAGGGAAACGGTGGTGGGAGGGACATCTGGACCCTGACCTCCAACCTGGGAGCCTGATCCCACTCAATACTGCAAGCAAACTGGAGAGGTCAGCACTCACTGATCTGGGTCGAGGGTGCAAATGTAAATGCAGAACCCAACGCCCCACTGATGGAAACCCACAACAGACATATGCTAATGTTATCATCAGCATCGTCATCCACTCTTACCAAGGCCACTGATGGTGTAGGTGTAGGTCTGAGCCTGCAGCTGGATGACGGGCTGTTCTGGTTGGCTTTCCTCGTGGTAACACAGGCGATAGCCGAGGACAGCCTCTGTCTCCGGGGCAGTTTGCCAGTGCACCACAATGGAAGTGCAGTTAAGCGGCTCAACTTGAAGAATAGGGGCTGAGGGCACTGAAAGGGCACAGAGAGGAGTCATGATATCCATACACATTCACTCTTGGAATACCTCAAAGAATACTAAAGCTTTGAACCACACATCAAAACACCAGGATACTGAGAGTGCAGACTATGGATGCAATGCAACATCATCACAAACTATTTTAGATGTAACTCGGGTACTCTGGAATAAACATGAGAAGCCAAAGTGGCTTCAAGTAGCTGATAATTTAATATTAGCTTTGGCACTTTCGCCTGTTGGGCACCTCATCAACACAAACAGATAGGCcatagtggaaaaaaacaacctcgGCAAAAGACACCAGGATGTGAAAAGAGGCTACTCTTTCCCCCACACAGACGCCTGAGGGCCTCTCTTTATGACCCGTGACTGAGGCCGCTCTTACATCACTGACAGCGGAGTGCAAAAGTTCCTGAGTAACCAACACAAAAGCTACAGGACAATGCTACATGAACAAACTCTAGACATAAGATGGCGGTGAAGAAGGACCTCCAAaatcccccccaacccccactccAAAAAAGTTGCTTTGCCACAACTGGAATACCATGgtattatttgatatttttgtcaaGTCATGCTAGAAAACTTTTACGGGAAGAAGCCATCATACTAAAGTATTAACATAGAACTTTTAAATCTTGTTTTTTAACTTCCACCAGGGAGGATCTTTCCAAGATGTTCCAAATTTGTGGGAAGAGTTTTGGAAAGGCCCTTTCCTTTCTGTTCCAGCAAAATGAAACTTCATTGTTCAGAGTAAGCTCCAAAAAGGTGtggttggatgagtttggtgtggaaggaCTTGACAAccttgacctcaaccccatcaaacacattttggaTAGATTAGAAAAGAGATGGTGGGTTTCTTGTCTAAAATAGGTAAacctgacctcacaaatgctctTCTGGATGGAGCACTTGGATGTATATTACAGGTGCAGAAGTAAAACACGACTTccagatatttttttcccatttcctGCTTGTTTACCATTGCGACTGGATGTCTTCGGTGTGCGGTGGGATGTCCATGCTGAGGGCTCACACCAGCCCATACGGGTTGCTGCAGCCATGCGGAGCAGGTAGATGGTGTCTGGCTGGAGGCCCTCCAGGAGATACTCAGTGCTGTTCTGAGGCAGCTCCATCGAGATGACTGTGTTGTCTGCAGCTGTGCGATAAGACAGCCTGTACGCAGACACCCGACCGCGGCTCACTTTCGAGGGAAGCTGCTGCCAGCTCACCTGGATTTCTGTTGAGTTGTGGCTGATCAACCGTAGCTCTGGTGTACGCAGAGGCACTGAAAAATACGTAACACAAAGTTGTCAACATATCAGTATAGCTCTGAACAttccttttggtttttttgtattaatacTGAACCTACTTTAGAAGAGTAAAACTAGAAAAAACATTACAGCAATGGTAAATGACAAACTCCCTTCCCCTTATTCCCACTCTAAACGTGCTGTGTACACACAGGATTTACATTCACCTTAACTAAACTGCCAGAGTGATTTATTGCAAAGAATGCTGGGAGTCTCAAAGCTTACCATCCTCCAAGGTGTGTTGACTGACTTGATCGGACATACGACTGGCTCCCATTGGCATGTAAGCCACGATGTAGAAGCTGTAATTCCTAGCCGGCTCAAGGTCATCGATAATGTAACTGGTTGTGTCGTTGCCAATAACAACTTGGTATTCCTCGTTGTTCAGACCTGACATGCGGTGAATCAGAGAGCAGGTTAGGTTTGTCAAGcggaaaaatgtaaacacaaagcgtttgatgcacacaaaaaaagtctgaatgttATTCTTGATGCAAACAATCACACagaattataatatttttacttATTCATTATAGTACTGGGTGTTTCTGAATTTGAGTCCCTTTCATGTAGGTGAATAAGGTCTTTGAGCTGCTCTTGTACTAGAACGGTGTACCCAATGGAGTGTCCTATAAGattatgtttaattcattaaaaaaaagtgtacttaacatacagtacaatatatacGAGATTCCAAAAGGTACCCTAGACCTTTCAGTAGCCTACAAGAGAGAGATGGGGAGTGCAAAATGAATTCTGTTAAATAAGGTTGCCTTTCTAAGCAGTCCATTACTTCTTCTCTGAAAAGCAGCAACAGATTGTCTTGTCAAGGACTGGATCACATCAGACACtaatcaacatttttctcaCGCAAAGAACCACATATTTGGTCTTACCTTCAGCCTTCATATAATGAATGGAGTAGGCTATGACTCTGTCTGCATTGTAGAGCGGTCTCTCCCACGCCAGCAAGATGGCCGAGCTTGAGATAGTCTCGGCGTGGATGTTCCTGGGAGCACTGGGCCTGTCCTCTGACATAACAACAATGAGGCGAGCCAAAGACAGCACAGAGCCCTGCTCACTCTCAGCTATGCACTGATAGATGGCATCGTCCTCTGGGATAATCTGGGTAATCACCAATttactgtgggaaaaaaaaacacaatcactATACTGCCTTGAGCCAATTAAAAAGTACTTGCgtaataaatttgtatttgatACCTGTTGTACATCTTAATCCGTCCATTTAAATGAACCTCTTCACCATTCTTTAACCAGCTAATGTGAGGTGGGGGAACTCCTTCCGCTTGACACATAAACCGAGCAGTGCCGGCTCTTGGACGGGTTTGGCTCTCAGGCTTCTCAACAATAGATGGTGGTACTGAAAGAGTGATTTACAAGGCATGAGTTAAGAGTTAACCTTGCATCCTTTTTTACGAAGAAagtcaaaaaacaacattgtaatATAACTGAGTGTACCTTGGACAGTGAGGTTGGCGGCAGCTATGGTGTAATTGCGGGTTCCAGGCGTGGTGGCTCGGCAGAGGTAGACTCCACTGTGCTTGGAATTGACATCCTTAATAACCAGGTTCCCATTGCCTAAGACTTTGGCTTTGTACACATCAATGGGTTTACTATCAGCACGGCTCCATGAGATTATGGGCCAAGGGTTTCCAGTGGCGAAGCACTCTAACACCACGGTTTGGTGGAGAGAAACTGTAATGTTCTGAGGTCCAGCTATGATTCTGGGCCTCTGAAGGGGTTTGGCACCCACACCTTTAACAAAGGAAGGGACGTTTTTGAAACAAATACAGCATCCCCTGTACATCAAGTTCCATCAGTGAATAATAAAACCAAATGAGTGTAGTCTCTTCACCTTGACTGACTGTCAGTTTTGCCTCTTGACTCTTCTGTCGACTTCCGATGTTAGTTGCAACACATCGATACTGCCCAGCATCCTTCAGTTGTACATTGTGGATCTGAAGGACTCCATTGGGCAAAACTGTAATTctgcacgcaaaaaaaaaaggaacactgGGGTCAAACTAGTGTGACAGAACAGAATTTAATATACAGCACTGTATTTGTAATGGCCTAGTGCTCGAATACTTTTCTACATGGTATGATTGTGCGTGAAACGACTCAAGACTAACAGGAAATACCTGTCTGTTTGTAGAGGAAGTGGGCTTTGGTTAAACTCCCAGGTGATGGTGGCAGGAGGTCTGGAGGTGACTGCACAAGAGAAGCGGGCCACCGAGCCTGCAGTCACCTCCATAGGCAATGGGTGTAACAGAAACTGTGAAATACCTGAACAGAAATAGAAAAGCCAAATCAATGCATGAAAGGActgtaaacatttgtatttgactGTGACAGAACATGCAAAGCCCTGACTTTGAGGGCTATTAACTGCTTCTACGAGAGAAACTGATCTATGAGAGTTCATGTAACTAAAAGGCATGATGATCTTTTGTGCAGATGAGCTGTGAGTTCGTATGCTGACCAGCTGGTCCAAACAATGGATCAATTGAAGAATGACACTAGACTAGGATGCTTTGTTATGTATTAAAACTGATCACCTGAAGTTGCATCAGAGAAAACTAGCTTACTGATTATGAGTTTACTGTATACTGAACTATGGATTTGTAGGTACGCTCCTAAGTTAACAGATGGTATGGGAGATAAATCGATAATTTAGTAAACGAAGATTCTACTTAAAACTCTTCAAAACAGACAGATTACATACAAATGCGCTTGCTTTAAATTGCTAGGGTTAAGATAAATTTGCATTGTGCCTGGTCATTGCGGTCCATGTGAGGTCTTTCCATCATCtttaacaaacacaaaacttCCAATCTGCATTTATGTGAAGGGCCCTCTTTAAGATATTACCAATGACCTTCACTCATTAAGGTGATAACTCTTTCCCTTCCCCCGCACACACAAGAAACAAGTCAATATCAAATCAATATCCTGTTCACCCCACTGAAGCTCCTCATTGAAATCCCAAGGTCTGGGAACACCAAATTAAAGAGGAACCTTGTAATTTACAACCTCATCTCATCTATAATGCACAGAGAACGACAAGCCTGTTTgtaagacatacagtatgtggcggATCACCTTAACTGGGCCCAAGATGATGTTCCTTTACAGTGTGTGTTTCttcacaaattccttgtgtgttttggacatacttggcaaataaagatgattctgattctgattattcttaAGAGCCAGTGGACTTGATAACACAACTTCAGGATTAAAACAACTGATGACCAGCAGTCTCTTTTGGAGTTTCAAGTTAAAACAAGAAAAGTTCTGTCCCAAACAGGTTGTCAAATCTCTATACATAAATAGTAGAAACTGGGTGGGGCCTATGCATGCTGATCTGCTAATATGGTTTGCTGTAAGGAGCAAATCAATGTCTAGGTCAAACAGCACAAAGGTTTCTCTTAAGAGGTCAAAGCTAAATTGAACCCCATGTCTATTGAATTTCATCCCAGCCTACAGCCAGCACTGTTTTgtttacaatttgtatttaaaaaatgcaatcatTTTGTGTTTCTTACGGTGCTTGCATCGTATATCAGTTGGCATGCACTTTATTTTAGGTGGACTTTTTAACATTCTGACAGCCTGTTTTCGATCACAATTATGATGAAAGCGATCTGCTCAGAGAACGTTAAgcgaaaccccccccccccccccacccccccccccccccacccccccggaTGGTCTTAGAAGGCAGTAATCACTCACTGTGGAGTATTGGGCATGCTCATTCACAAGAGAAAGTGTCCCACATTCAACAAAAGGACTCTGCTCGACAGGGCAGCACAGGGGTCGATCCGGTGAAAGGGATTGTGTGCTGGGAGCGAAAACAGCATGCCAGCCCAGTCACAGCAGCCCTATGACATCACAAAGCCCCTCTCTGCTGACCTCTGAACCCCAGGACCGCTGGACAGAAGGAGAGCAGAGAGAGGGGCCCATCCTCCAACTCCCCGCCCACAGATGACCAAAACCTTTAACCCCTTCGTCACAAAAGACTGGACACTGGACTAAACTTTGacttttgggagggggggggggggggggggggggggtatgttGTCTTGTTATGAGTAATTAGTAATAGGATTATAATACTCTTAAAGAGACAACAACTAAAAACAAATCAGCATAGTGAatgctatatacagtatttacaactAGTTACCATTTACGATTTCTTTCctgtaaaatgtgtgaaaacatGACAAGACGTAAATGTAGAAAGTCACCTTAAACTTCTCGTCCCCTAGTTCAACAtcagtatatttattttatcctATGCTGGTTACCATGACACTTGTTAGAGCTATACCTGCTCAGACCGATGAACAACACGCATGATAGATCAGGCCCATTGAATAGACGCAGCTGTCCAGTCCACTGATATGTGGACAAACAAATGTGCTCAAAACCTAGTCTTTTCTCCTGGGGTGGTCAGTGGTACTCCAAACAAAGCCAAACGGCCTTTCAGAGATTCCTCTGTGTAGCAGACCATTCAGCGATTACACACAGCCGCCGCAGCCTGTGTGGACAATGTAATGCCGCTGACCAAACAAAAGCTGAGGCTCCATCTATCCTTTATGTTAAAACAATATTATAACTGGATTGATACCCATAACCTCAAGCAGACCCATTTCTCTGACCAACTCTGTTTGGCATGGAAACCTTGACTTTGTGGGGCTTTTCCTTAATAAAGCAGAAAGAAAAGGGGCGGCATACATCTGCTTCCCATCTCCAGGTTAATAACCCATGAACTTGCTATCCTGATGTGTGCATGGTGACACCATAAACTGCATATTGCCTCATATTGGTCTCAGTAAAGTTTTTAAGAGACTTACACTTACTTGCGATAGTCAGGCGTGATCTTTGGCTCAGTATGGCTCCAAATTTGTTCTTGGAGAGGCACTGATAGAATCCTTCGTCTGAGTGCTCCTTGGTATGTTTGATCTTTGGTATGTACAGGGAGCCGTTTGGTAAAAACTGCATCTGCTCACTTTCTGCCAAGCGAACACCATTTTTCAGCCACTTGATGGTGACTGGAGGCTGCCCATGAGCCTGGCAGTCCAAGACAGCCGGGTCCTTTGGTAGAACGGTCACATCACTGGGCTCGGTGATGAACGACAACTCACtgaaacaaaacacatctgGAGGGAAAGAAAGCAGCATTAGGGACAGATACATAGCACTTCAAGATTACAAGCCGAGTCACGCATTCTGGGTCATTTTAGTGTGTAATTCCCATCATATATTAAAGCAACATAAGGTGGGTTGACGATCTCTGTGCAATATCTGTTTTAATATAATCATCAATTCTACGCCACAATAATAAAGTGCAATACGTCTACAGATAGTATAATAAGTATAGTGCTTGTACTTAATGTGTTCTGTTCTCTCATGTAAAAGGTAATAAGAACAAGTACAATAATGCAGGGTAGGACCGTCAAAAATCATCACCATGCATCCAGATACCAGACAACAGATACCAAGTGGCTTGCGTGTATTGCATGTCCCCAAAAAGTCAGAAAAGGACCCATTACAAATCCATAGCATAAATCACGATGACCATCATGAGTTCTAATTTTATTTCACAGAAAGGAAACACTAACACAACTcatgtactgtaactatcttATGATGCGATAACGCACCACAAAAGATTGCCATAATGATGCTGTTCACAGTATGAGAATGTAGCACATCAATATTATATACAACAAACAAATGATAAGTGAAGCCTTGgtccagaaagaaaaaaaaaaagattttttttgcattagaaCTGAAATGAATGAGGATCTTAGGGATGTTTCATGCATGAGctgttgatgacagaaacgcACAGCAAAGTTAATTAAGTTATAATTACTTTTTGCCTCTTCCTAGGCATTATGGTCATAAACAACAGCAAGGTCTTTCTGCTAACCCGGATTTATAAGCACATGTAACGCCAGCACAGATGGACACAACATTCCTTTCAGCAACGAGACACTTACTTGGTGAATGCAGACAGAAAaccaacaacagcaacattttcATCTTAAACTTCGCCATTCAAGCACAGTGCAGTCTCATTTTCCCCCGGAAGAGAACCTCCGCGCTCCTGCGTGCAATTTGGAGGTCCCCGAGTCACTTATGCTCGCAGCAGAGCAAATAATCTCGCAGTACAGGGGTGCAGACCCaccacccccaaccccccccccgcaaCCTCACTCGCTTTTTGTCACGCATGCGCAGACGACGTAGGTCAGAAAATCAGTTTATCCAGACACTACAAAGAATATCACCGATTACCATACAAGAGATGTTTCTGATGCTTAGGCCCTCTTGTGTTAACAGATAAGGTAACCAAAAACATTAGAAAAGTAGAGTTCTACAGCACTGTACCACGCTAACAATACAGATATTGTGAAATTAATTTAAGAATGATTACTTGAGCTGACTGTCCATCATTGAGCATTGTTGCATACTTAAAACAGGGTGAGGCGACGCAGGGATAGTTTTCGATCACGTGATCactcgttttaaaaaaaaataataaaaggacgtgtttgttttttgttcgttCATTTTTCTGTATAACCCTAATCAGCTATGTTGTAAAATTTcagatcatatatatatatatatatatatatatatatatatatatatatatatatatatttactgtctcaattaaaatacagatttccaactctaaatGAGATGACTTGTTAAGtaatgtagttcaagtcaaagtcaagtcaagtctttctgaaATACTTCGTCCAGTCCAGGCCAGCTGAAATCTAGTCTCGCCAGCATGACCTGGGTTGTCCTCGGGGCCTtctcctggaacacctcaccagggatggtccatggggggggggggtcctaactagatgcctgagccacctaaTCTGGCTCCTcacaatgcggaggagcaggaGCTCgagtctgagcccctcccagacgTTAGAGCGTCTCACCTGTGTCCTTTTCTTCCTTCTTAAATTAGATGTAAATATTCATTGGGTCCCCATCAAATGCTGTGTCTgtattgttttcttcttctctttttactttgttggttgtttctattttttttttgatggtgtAATGGTGAACATTGTTGCCGTgacaatgtaattttatttatgaagtatctatctatctatctatctatctatctatctatctatctatctatctatctatctatctatctagctagctatctagctatctatccacccatccatccatccatttatctatCTAAAGCAGGCTTTTTTGTCACGGCCCACATtctagttatggtttccctcagagggcacttatgactgtgaaaccatataattcTTTAATCACTTCATAATATTATTGAatctacacaacaaattgatggacaactagttttgaaatcagaaatcagGGATTATTCCTTGTTCAtctattgtttaagttactgtcaaaagggttttgtaaacaaaaaatgctcaaaatatCTCAACGtaattattcattatatatgactttttgaaatgttggtacatatttgagcaagaatcatggaagttggtGCACATCACTTGCTTTCGCCGGCCACATAAAACGAGCTGGTGGTCTACATCtggccccccgggccttgagtgtgacacctgtgatctaaagtgttgaaaatggctatCTCTcgttgacgatgcaatgttaatggctaaacaaacatgctgtttttcctgaaaaatgATTCTTTTGGAGATGTAAGTTTTCCGCCCAACGCCAGCGCTATAGACAAAACATTGACATGGGTCTATGGGCATTTAGAGTGTTTAAGAAGCgtgttttttgaatgtgggaggaagctggagttcccagagaaaacccacacaagcacagggagaacatgcaaactccacacgggaggAGTACAGCTGaacccgaacctcagaactgtgaggtagacgtgctaaccacgagGGCCACTGACCGTGCTGCCACATTTCATCCCCTTCATGGTATTATAAAACTGACCCAGGTAAAATGCATTGTAAAATTATACAAAATGTAGTAGTTGTAGTCTTTCTACCTCGAGTGCTCAACAAGAGTTTGGCAATttgacacgtgtgtgtgtgtgcgtgtgtgcgacaGGAAGCTCCCTTGATTAGGAACGGAAGTTCGAAATGTGCCCCAATGCTACAAGCTAACAACTAGCTGTAACGTCCGACATGAACATGCAATTTAATGCCTGAAGTTGACAACtatattgtgtttattttcGTCGCCTTCTTTTAACTTATGTCGCGGACACTTACCTTTAACTACAGTGGGTGAGTGAGTCTTTTAATCGCATACGAAATGTTGCTAACGT includes these proteins:
- the LOC133478548 gene encoding protogenin B-like; this translates as MAKFKMKMLLLLVFCLHSPNVFCFSELSFITEPSDVTVLPKDPAVLDCQAHGQPPVTIKWLKNGVRLAESEQMQFLPNGSLYIPKIKHTKEHSDEGFYQCLSKNKFGAILSQRSRLTIASISQFLLHPLPMEVTAGSVARFSCAVTSRPPATITWEFNQSPLPLQTDRITVLPNGVLQIHNVQLKDAGQYRCVATNIGSRQKSQEAKLTVSQGVGAKPLQRPRIIAGPQNITVSLHQTVVLECFATGNPWPIISWSRADSKPIDVYKAKVLGNGNLVIKDVNSKHSGVYLCRATTPGTRNYTIAAANLTVQVPPSIVEKPESQTRPRAGTARFMCQAEGVPPPHISWLKNGEEVHLNGRIKMYNSKLVITQIIPEDDAIYQCIAESEQGSVLSLARLIVVMSEDRPSAPRNIHAETISSSAILLAWERPLYNADRVIAYSIHYMKAEGLNNEEYQVVIGNDTTSYIIDDLEPARNYSFYIVAYMPMGASRMSDQVSQHTLEDVPLRTPELRLISHNSTEIQVSWQQLPSKVSRGRVSAYRLSYRTAADNTVISMELPQNSTEYLLEGLQPDTIYLLRMAAATRMGWCEPSAWTSHRTPKTSSRNVPSAPILQVEPLNCTSIVVHWQTAPETEAVLGYRLCYHEESQPEQPVIQLQAQTYTYTISGLDPRRRYHIKILALSQAGDGYETDQAISTPGCVSARDQMAATPPSPDRVTVLANNSSEVSLRWNRPTFPSRKAISYTVRYMIVGMHNASAVRYLQTTKENVTVQNLDPNTRYEFAVRLHVDQMSSTWSHVVYHRTQPAAPRRPPTGVRVTLIEDDTALVSWKEPSEPNVVVTHYTILYASQTSWRAGSWQIIQREGSHTMALLERLQPGNVYLVKISASNQVGDGPFSDVVELPMKRGNVQRNKNAWHPNSFQHTAVFSDGLYHIDQRSMTGIIVGVSIALACIVMCALILISKGRPRKSSSHKVVALPPGEGLSLPQERYEENPEALIPMMSTNFIDAKGGSHMVINTACPFMSKNQSRKWLLFNRDVSIPTEIDVEGRVRLYETGKTVLRYEEHLGSAPLPPSSREIIFGPFHVESSQSSEASQETGDSGRYSNEESNEEMSNPSTSQSSRPESFRPPNDAAVTEPKLSFQVENEKRVCYHLSGHNAARPCCTSDGS